A stretch of Lathyrus oleraceus cultivar Zhongwan6 chromosome 6, CAAS_Psat_ZW6_1.0, whole genome shotgun sequence DNA encodes these proteins:
- the LOC127092896 gene encoding probable xyloglucan endotransglucosylase/hydrolase protein 32, with translation MAFQPMFLFSILFFIVPPNNAYWPPSPGYWPSSKIKPMSFYKGYRNLWGPQHQYMDQHALTIWLDRTSGSGFKSVRPFRSGYFGASIKLHPGYTAGVITAFYLSNSEAHPGFHDEVDIEFLGTTFGKPYTLQTNVYIRGSGDGKIIGREMKFHLWFDPTKKFHHYAILWNPKEIIFLVDDVPIRRYPRKSDATFPLRPMWVYGSIWDASSWATEDGKYKADYKYQPFVAKYTNFKASGCSAYASRWCRPASASPYRSGGLTRQQHWAMSWVQRRHMVYNYCQDSKRDHRLTPECWG, from the exons ATGGCTTTTCAACCcatgtttctcttttctatttTATTCTTTATTGTTCCTCCAAACAATGCCTACTGGCCACCTTCACCTGGCTACTGGCCAAGTTCCAAAATCAAGCCTATGAGTTTCTACAAAGGCTATAGAAACCTTTGGGGACCTCAACATCAATACATGGATCAACATGCATTAACAATTTGGCTTGACAGAACCTCGGGTAGTGGATTCAAGTCGGTTCGACCATTTCGATCCGGATACTTCGGTGCTTCAATTAAGCTTCATCCTGGCTACACTGCAGGAGTTATAACAGCTTTTTAT CTCTCTAACAGTGAAGCACATCCAGGATTTCATGATGAGGTAGACATTGAGTTTCTAGGAACAACATTTGGAAAGCCTTATACTTTGCAGACAAATGTTTATATAAGAGGAAGTGGTGATGGCAAAATTATAGGCAGAGAAATGAAGTTTCATTTATGGTTTGATCCTACCAAAAAATTTCATCACTATGCTATACTATGGAATCCTAAGGAAATAAT ATTCTTAGTGGATGATGTGCCCATAAGGAGGTACCCAAGGAAAAGTGATGCAACATTTCCACTAAGACCAATGTGGGTTTATGGTTCAATTTGGGATGCTTCATCATGGGCAACAGAAGATGGAAAATACAAAGCTGATTACAAGTACCAACCTTTTGTTGCAAAGTACACCAATTTCAAGGCCAGTGGTTGCTCAGCTTACGCGTCGCGTTGGTGCCGTCCAGCCTCGGCCTCGCCGTATCGGTCCGGCGGGTTGACCCGACAACAACATTGGGCTATGAGTTGGGTTCAAAGACGCCACATGGTTTATAACTATTGCCAAGATTCCAAAAGAGATCATAGACTAACACCTGAATGTTGGGGTTAA